A region from the Streptomyces sp. 3214.6 genome encodes:
- a CDS encoding alpha/beta fold hydrolase, whose translation MTPATLTTPDGIHLSYRDETPPPPATAPPVLLLHGLAGHLGEWDDLTARLLADGHRVVRYDARGHGASTRTPADMTRAAAVRDAVALLDGLDLPPAILLGQSLGGLTALLTAAAHPSRVSSLILVEAGPAGGDPELPEQIGSWLDSWPTPFPTFEQAVAFLGHEAWARGLDWRLDGSGTGGSGTGGSGTGGGGYARVDRDTMVAAVTELAARDYWEEWSRVTCPTLVVRGENGAMPAEEQRRMQTRRPADTHITVIPDASHDVHLDRPQALHEAVTTFLGAVPELPEPEPEPEPEPAEPPEHARFAEYLRALDRIPPAEEATLVRRILTDPDRQMARAAVLRHLDRRAATLHRCDDATWQTWTDPLAEVVRDDPFLTARLQEWTVLHTVTANPSWNQATAGALLTASDWLQRRLTQTPGVPAPALAFLAEHGRTRRVRAAAAAAAAAAAAARRTGPA comes from the coding sequence GTGACGCCCGCCACCCTCACCACACCCGACGGAATCCACCTCTCGTACCGCGACGAGACCCCTCCCCCCCCCGCGACGGCGCCCCCGGTCCTGCTCCTGCACGGACTGGCGGGCCACCTGGGCGAATGGGACGACCTGACCGCCCGTCTCCTCGCCGACGGCCACCGCGTGGTGAGATACGACGCCCGAGGCCACGGCGCGAGCACCCGCACCCCGGCCGACATGACGAGAGCGGCCGCGGTACGGGACGCCGTAGCGCTCCTGGACGGGCTCGACCTCCCCCCGGCGATCCTCCTCGGCCAGTCCCTGGGCGGCCTGACGGCCCTGCTGACGGCGGCAGCGCACCCGTCCCGCGTCAGCTCCCTGATCCTGGTGGAGGCGGGCCCGGCGGGCGGCGACCCGGAACTGCCCGAGCAGATAGGGAGCTGGCTGGACAGCTGGCCGACACCGTTCCCGACCTTCGAACAGGCCGTCGCCTTCCTCGGCCACGAGGCCTGGGCGAGAGGCCTGGACTGGCGACTGGACGGCAGCGGAACGGGCGGCAGCGGGACCGGCGGCAGCGGGACGGGCGGGGGCGGGTACGCCCGCGTCGACCGCGACACGATGGTCGCGGCGGTGACGGAACTCGCCGCGCGGGATTACTGGGAGGAGTGGTCCCGGGTGACCTGCCCCACCCTGGTGGTCCGGGGCGAGAACGGCGCGATGCCGGCCGAGGAACAACGCCGGATGCAGACCCGCCGCCCCGCCGACACCCACATCACGGTGATCCCGGACGCCTCCCACGACGTCCACCTGGACCGCCCGCAGGCCCTGCACGAGGCGGTGACGACCTTCCTGGGCGCTGTCCCCGAACTCCCTGAACCCGAACCCGAACCCGAACCCGAACCCGCCGAACCCCCGGAACACGCGAGGTTCGCCGAGTACCTGCGCGCCCTCGACCGGATCCCGCCCGCTGAGGAGGCGACCTTGGTCCGTCGCATCCTCACCGACCCGGACCGCCAGATGGCCCGCGCGGCGGTGCTCCGGCACCTGGACCGCAGGGCGGCGACGCTCCACCGCTGCGACGACGCGACCTGGCAGACCTGGACGGATCCGCTGGCCGAGGTCGTACGGGACGACCCCTTCCTCACCGCCCGCCTCCAGGAGTGGACCGTCCTCCACACCGTCACCGCCAACCCCTCCTGGAACCAGGCGACGGCCGGGGCCCTGCTCACCGCCTCCGACTGGCTGCAACGCAGACTCACGCAGACCCCGGGCGTCCCGGCCCCCGCCCTCGCCTTCCTGGCCGAGCACGGCCGCACGAGGCGAGTCCGCGCGGCTGCGGCTGCGGCTGCGGCTGCCGCGGCTGCGGCGAGGCGCACAGGCCCTGCCTAG
- a CDS encoding CU044_5270 family protein yields the protein MNSTPEELDELGELARLLPTGPVERGLPSGRHSHHKDVLMQVIDHDHDHHHDHDHDRDLARERDRDRGRRDATDGVRSLPRPRRWSRPALVAGAVAVALAAGLTVGIGAGQHEGGGGTAARPGAGRTGGADSGGGHSAGVTLDRIAAVAMRTDVEAVGEDQFVYVRSRTAGNEGVFEGPVKLGKLHERQVWFSQRAGSTIDVGLIREDGQDWPIEVGVPDGTDPKDAGYPAGIERPTYAWLASLPTDPGALLKLLYKETPRDETRKDRGQAVFNQIGDLLREQIMPSANAAAFYRATARIPGVTELPDAVDAAGRHGIAIAREDTADGTRTEWIFDRATLDYLGERTVFSRDTERAEAGTVLFTSAVLDRAVVDKRGQVPGDRRRAGRS from the coding sequence ATGAACTCCACTCCGGAGGAACTCGACGAACTCGGGGAACTGGCGCGGCTGTTGCCGACCGGTCCCGTCGAGCGGGGGCTGCCGTCCGGGCGTCACTCCCACCACAAGGACGTTCTGATGCAGGTCATCGACCACGACCACGACCACCACCATGACCATGACCATGACCGTGACCTCGCGCGCGAACGTGACCGTGACCGCGGCCGTCGGGACGCGACGGACGGCGTGCGCTCTCTGCCGCGGCCCCGACGGTGGTCGCGGCCCGCGCTCGTCGCCGGGGCCGTCGCCGTGGCACTGGCGGCCGGGCTCACCGTCGGGATCGGCGCGGGGCAGCACGAGGGGGGTGGTGGCACGGCGGCTCGGCCCGGCGCCGGCCGAACGGGCGGCGCGGACAGCGGCGGTGGTCACAGCGCCGGCGTGACCCTCGACCGTATCGCTGCCGTCGCCATGCGGACCGACGTCGAAGCGGTGGGCGAGGACCAGTTCGTGTACGTGCGGAGCAGGACGGCCGGGAACGAAGGCGTCTTCGAGGGACCCGTCAAGCTGGGGAAGCTGCACGAGCGGCAGGTGTGGTTCTCGCAGCGGGCGGGGTCCACGATCGACGTCGGGCTGATCCGCGAGGACGGGCAGGACTGGCCGATCGAGGTGGGCGTGCCGGACGGCACCGATCCGAAGGACGCCGGCTACCCCGCCGGGATCGAACGGCCCACCTACGCCTGGCTCGCCTCCCTGCCCACCGATCCCGGCGCGCTGCTGAAGCTGCTCTACAAGGAGACGCCGCGGGACGAGACCCGTAAGGACCGGGGTCAGGCCGTCTTCAACCAGATCGGCGACCTTCTCAGGGAGCAGATCATGCCCTCCGCCAACGCCGCCGCCTTCTACCGGGCCACCGCCCGCATTCCCGGCGTGACCGAGCTGCCCGACGCCGTCGACGCGGCGGGACGGCACGGGATCGCGATCGCCCGTGAGGACACGGCGGACGGGACCCGCACGGAGTGGATCTTCGATCGCGCGACCCTCGACTACCTCGGCGAACGCACCGTCTTCAGCCGGGACACCGAGCGGGCCGAGGCGGGGACGGTCCTGTTCACCAGCGCGGTGCTGGACCGCGCCGTCGTCGACAAGCGCGGCCAGGTCCCCGGCGACCGCCGCCGGGCCGGGCGGAGTTAG